Below is a genomic region from Candidatus Omnitrophota bacterium.
CCGCAAGCCTCACCCGGAGCTTTGGCCTTGGATGAGTTTCAAAAAGGAGTGGCTTATACCTCCTGGGGTAGGACAGAGTTGGGCATAGAGGCTTCGGATAAGACCCTGGAGCACCTTCATGGGATAGGTGTGCGTCATATAGGAATTATGATTGTCTGGATGCAGGATACTATCGAGGAAAATACAATATCTTCTGATCTCAAAGATACGCCTGATGATGAAGCATTGGTTCATGCGATTAATAAAGCCCACTGTCTGGGAATGAAGGTTATGCTCAAACCCCATGTTGATGTAAGGACAGGCCAATGGCGGGGAGACATTATCCCTTCTCAGGACTGGTTTGCCGCTTATAAGAAGTATTTAATTTATTATGCCCGGTTGGCTGCACAGTATAATGTTGAACTTTTCTCTATCGGTACAGAATTGGTCAATACTACTTTACCTATGTGGCAAAGCCAATGGGAGGATGTTATTAAAGAAGTAAGAAGCGTATTTCCCGGCCGCCTTGTTTATTCGGCAAATTGGGATGAATATAAAACTGTCGACCTTTGGGATAAATTGGATTTTATCGGTATTGATGCCTATTTTCCCTTGACTGAAAAGAAGAATCCTGCAAAAGAAGAGTTAATTGCCGCCTGGCGGCACAATGCATTGGAAATTGATAACTGGCTCAAGGAGAAAAAGTTGAATAAGCCGGTAGTATTCAATGAGGTTGGTTATTGCAGTGCCGATGGAACAAACATGCAGCCCTGGTCGGTTCTTTCTAATTTAGAGAAAGAATTTATTGACCAAGAGGAGCAGGCGGATTGTTTAGAAGCAATGTTAATTGCCTGTTCCGATTACCCCTGGTTTAAGGGCTTTTATTGGTGGAATTATTTTCCTCAGGAAAGGTGGTCTCCTTTGGGGTATACTATTCGCGGCAAACAGGCTGAGCAGGTTCTTGCTGATTGGCTGAAAAAATTATAAATAATAACAGGAGAAAACAATGAAAAAGAATTTACCTTTTTTTCTGGCAGGCACTGCGTTAGTTCTTTTGATTATAGGGGTTATTATGGTTCTTTCTTCGGAGGAGAAGTCGGAGGTTCTCTCGGTTGTGTCTGAACAGAACGCCTCAAAACCGTATTCCTCTGCCAGCCAGCCTGTTACTAAAAAGACAGTTGAGAAAATTAAGAAAGCTGAAAGAAAACCCAGAGAAAAAGCTGAGGAAAAGATCATTTTCGAGTTTGATGAAGAAGATGTTCTTTGGTGGGAAGTTCCTGACTGGTGTTTTGAAAAGCAGGACTATGTGGGGAAAGGCGTTGCCGTATCTACCAGATTTGCCAAGAAAGGGCAATTCTCTATGGAGTTAACAGCCGATTTTCCGGGCAAAAAATGGTCGGCAGCTTATGTAGAGACACAAGAGTATTTTGACTGGACACCCTATGAGCGCATATCCGTAGATGTGTTTTTGCCCGAAGGTACCCCTTTTGGCCTGCAGGCAAAATTTATCCTCACCGTGGGCGACGACTGGAAGTGGACCGAGATGGCCCGCTTAAAGAAGCTGATTCCCGGAGAATGGACCACGATTACAGCCAGCATTATCCCGGGAAGCACTGATTGGCGAAGGACCCAGGTTACCGATGAGTTCAGGGCTGACGTGAGAAAATTAGGGATACGGATTGAATCAAATATGCGGCCGGTCTATAATGGACCGATCTATATTGATAATATGCGATTAGAGTAATCAGGATACGAGTTAGAGTAGAGATTTCGAAAAAAGTCAAATATTTTTGTTTTCGAATGCGAAGTTGACAATCAAGAAAATATGTGGTATTATTTAGCTATTCTACCAGTAAGTTTATTAGGTAGCTTTAGATAATAAAAAGATTTAAAAAGTTTTTAATTCATTAAAGGAGGTGCATTTGTGGTAAAAAAAATAGTAATGTTGATTGCGATTTTAGGTTTGTTGATACTGAACACAGCCCCTGGGTTTTGTGAAGAAAAGGTTCTTTTTGGATTTGAAGAAGATGTTCCTCTGTGGGAAATCCCTGATTGGTGCTTTGAAAAGGATGACTACGTAGGAGACAGCATGGCCGTGTCTACCGAATTTGCCAAGGAAGGAAAATCTTCTCTGAAGCTGACAGCCGATTTCCCGGGTAAAAGATGGACCGCGGCTTATATGGAAGTGCAGGAGTATTTTGACTGGACACCCTATGAGCGCATATCTGTAGATATATTTATGCCCCAAGACGCGCCTTTAGGCCTGCGGGCAAAGTTTGTCCTTACTGTTGGCGAGGACTGGAAGTGGACCGAGATGGCCCGCTTAAAGAAGCTGATTCCCGGAGAATGGACCACGATTACAGCCAGCATTATCCCGGGAAGCACTGATTGGCGAAGGACCCAGGTTACCGATGAGTTCAGGGCTGACGTGAGAAAATTAGGGATACGGCTTGAATCAAATCTTCGTCCGATCTACAATGGATCGATCTATATTGATAATATGCGGTTGGAGTAGTGTTTTTATTTAACAACCAGGGAGATCTATGGTAAAAGTTGAACACTAGAAGTATATTAAGTATATTAAAAAAGATTTTGATAATCCTGTTTGGGTAAGGCCGCGGTTTTAAAGAGACCACGGCCTTTTATTTTTACAAAACAACTAATAAACGCTGGTTTAAAAATGATGAAGAAGTTATGGGTAAAAAGGTTCCTGTGCGGAATATTCTTTTTGAGCACCCTGTTAATTTTTAATAATCTATATGCAGATGAACAGATAATGGAATTAAATTTACATCGGCAAAGAGCAGGGGGATGGTTTACGATTTCCGGGATATTGGTCTGGATCGAGATGAATAATTTCGAGGAAATAGACTGGAAGGAATTGGCGGTTAAAGATTCAGAAGGAAAAATAACTATTTTAATTGGCAGTTTAGTTTCTGGGCTAAAAGATCACGTTGGTAAGTTTGTTACGGTTACCGGTATAATGAAACCAGAAATGCAGGCCAAGGGCGGATTAGCCCCGGTTTTAGAAATAAGATTTATAGATGCCATAGAATAAGACAGGGAGAAGCAAAATGAGAAACTTTAAAAAGGTATTATTAATTTTATTGTTTTTAATGACCGGTTTTTTCTATTTTAATTTGGGAATGTATGCCGAAGAGGCCCAAGAGATAATTGAAGGACAAGAAAATTATACAGTGATGCCGGAGTATCACCCGGGATTTGAAAAAGCAAATGATGCATTTCAACCAACGGAAGGTTCGGAAGAAACAACCGTATCTGCTGCGTATTCTGAAAATACGGGGACCTTTAGCTATCAAAAGGATGATGGTTCAGAGCAGGAAATCGGCCCAGAGGAGCTTTTCGGGCAGCAGGCAAAGGGTTTCATCGATTCATTGGGAATTAAAGATGGAGATAGATTGAGCATTTGTTTTACGGACCAGGGCGATGTCCTTCTTGTTACTAAATATAAAGATGGAACCACTATTAAAGAATGGGAATATGACGCCGGTAGTCATCAGGTTGTTCATTTTTATACTGAAGGAATTTTGGCCGGTAAACCCGATTACGTAGAACAGGAAAATGGGGGTTATTTCCGCTGGGCAGACAATAATTCACTTGACCCAACCCATTATGACCAGATTAAACACTCAGGCAGACACACTGAGCAAGAAAGACAATATACAACACACTTTATTTCAGAGAAGTTTTTTTATGATGCAAATGGCGATCTTATCCAGATGGAATATTATACCTCTACCGGAGGAACGGGTAATGAAGTTGGAGAACATAATGTTATTGGCAGATATACCTACCGTATTGATACCTTTGAGGCGGCAGGTGATGTCAAAACAACTTATTATAATGATCCTTATCCGGGAAACTGGGATCCTACAATAGAAGGAATTATTATCCGGGATAATTTTGGAAGGTATTTTCTTCAGGAAGAGGATGGTACAAAATGGCTTGTCATTGCCAGACAGGAAAGCAGCCGAAACGGCGCAGAATTCCTAAATAGTTTAGTTTTAGATGAGCTGGCAGAAGAACAAACCCTGGTTCAATTTTCTGGCCATGAATATAGTAATGATATAATTTATTTTGACCGGGAAAAAACTCATATTATTGCAGTAACCAGTGGCGTTATTATTGAAGGTAATGAGCATTATTCTATTCCTATCACTGCCAATTGGCAGGCTCGTAC
It encodes:
- a CDS encoding discoidin domain-containing protein, producing the protein MKNLILVVLFLFCAIGIVFCAQKEDSPVYSAKGSVSEEVYLKVELVTVSSFDVTPDWAPLPKPEAVTDGNLLTRWSSGYIPGQWICLDFGQPKVISKIVIFWEAAYAVDYDVLTSLDEKDWQPVLSLKGQDGGIDEIEFAPLKARFIKILGKKRFNPQWGISLWEFLCFGPKDENSTDKPLSFVYARLADQLSGEKTQEVDPEMEEPQASPGALALDEFQKGVAYTSWGRTELGIEASDKTLEHLHGIGVRHIGIMIVWMQDTIEENTISSDLKDTPDDEALVHAINKAHCLGMKVMLKPHVDVRTGQWRGDIIPSQDWFAAYKKYLIYYARLAAQYNVELFSIGTELVNTTLPMWQSQWEDVIKEVRSVFPGRLVYSANWDEYKTVDLWDKLDFIGIDAYFPLTEKKNPAKEELIAAWRHNALEIDNWLKEKKLNKPVVFNEVGYCSADGTNMQPWSVLSNLEKEFIDQEEQADCLEAMLIACSDYPWFKGFYWWNYFPQERWSPLGYTIRGKQAEQVLADWLKKL